A single window of Stenotrophomonas sp. Marseille-Q4652 DNA harbors:
- a CDS encoding type II toxin-antitoxin system MqsR family toxin: protein MEKKSAHYPLAKVKEVVAIHGVGCFTGSARKGVEEMKLTTDEALAAIAALERSDCYKSMTTHADHRIWQDVYHCDTPAGAAYVKFTLIEPPDANTTPRVVISFKRLEENDT from the coding sequence ATGGAAAAAAAGTCCGCGCATTACCCCCTGGCCAAGGTCAAAGAAGTTGTGGCCATCCACGGGGTGGGCTGCTTCACCGGTAGCGCCCGCAAGGGCGTGGAAGAAATGAAGCTGACCACCGACGAAGCCCTGGCGGCCATCGCGGCGCTGGAGCGCTCAGATTGCTACAAGTCGATGACCACCCACGCGGACCATCGGATCTGGCAGGACGTCTATCACTGCGACACCCCCGCCGGCGCGGCTTACGTCAAGTTCACCCTGATTGAGCCGCCCGACGCCAACACCACCCCCCGCGTGGTGATTTCGTTCAAACGCCTGGAGGAAAACGACACATGA